One Curtobacterium herbarum genomic window carries:
- the obgE gene encoding GTPase ObgE, whose translation MATFVDRVTLHLSAGNGGNGCVSVRREKFKPLAGPDGGNGGDGGDIVLVSDPQVTTLLGYHRSPHRSSRNGQPGMGDHRSGVSGDTLELPVPVGTVVYDENGDVLADLTEPGIRVVVGPGGQGGLGNAALATTKRKAPGFALLGTDGWSGDVSLELKTIADIALVGYPSAGKSSLIAAVSAAKPKIADYPFTTLTPNLGVVESGSTRFTVADVPGLIEGASEGKGLGLEFLRHVERCEALLHVIDCATLDGGRDPISDLDVILHELEQYPVPEGQVPLLDRPQLIALNKIDVPDAAELAAFVTAEFESRGYRVFPISTASHQGLRELTFALADVVETARAARAAEPAVERIVLRPKAVDEKPFTVRAEGGEEHRFYRVRGGKPERWVQQTDFTNEEAIGYLADRLAKLGVEDGLFKAGAVAGSTVVIGGEGGMIFDWEPTLTSTAELITSARGTDSRLDLNARPTRNERRSDYFERMDAKAAARAELEQERVAGLWADDDTAGSDAVEQTTPERD comes from the coding sequence CGCGAGAAGTTCAAGCCCCTCGCGGGCCCCGACGGCGGCAACGGCGGTGACGGCGGCGACATCGTGCTCGTCTCCGACCCGCAGGTCACCACGCTCCTCGGCTACCACCGGTCGCCGCACCGCTCCAGCCGCAACGGCCAGCCCGGCATGGGCGACCACCGCAGCGGTGTGAGCGGCGACACGCTCGAGCTGCCCGTGCCCGTCGGCACCGTCGTCTACGACGAGAACGGCGACGTGCTCGCGGACCTCACCGAGCCGGGCATCCGCGTCGTCGTCGGTCCCGGCGGCCAGGGTGGCCTCGGCAACGCCGCGCTCGCGACGACGAAGCGCAAGGCCCCCGGCTTCGCGCTCCTCGGTACCGACGGGTGGAGCGGGGACGTCAGCCTCGAGCTGAAGACCATCGCCGACATCGCCCTGGTCGGCTACCCGAGCGCCGGCAAGTCCTCGCTGATCGCCGCCGTCTCGGCCGCGAAGCCGAAGATCGCCGACTACCCGTTCACCACGCTGACCCCGAACCTCGGCGTCGTCGAGTCCGGCAGCACGCGGTTCACCGTCGCCGACGTCCCCGGTCTGATCGAGGGTGCGTCCGAGGGCAAGGGGCTCGGCCTCGAGTTCCTCCGCCACGTCGAGCGCTGCGAAGCCCTGCTGCACGTGATCGACTGCGCCACGCTCGACGGTGGTCGCGACCCGATCAGCGACCTCGACGTGATCCTCCACGAACTCGAGCAGTACCCGGTCCCCGAGGGCCAGGTCCCACTGCTCGACCGCCCGCAGCTCATCGCCCTCAACAAGATCGACGTGCCGGACGCCGCCGAGCTCGCGGCCTTCGTGACCGCCGAGTTCGAGTCCCGCGGCTACCGCGTGTTCCCGATCTCCACCGCGTCGCACCAGGGTCTGCGTGAGCTCACCTTCGCACTGGCCGACGTGGTCGAGACGGCCCGCGCAGCCCGTGCCGCCGAGCCCGCCGTCGAGCGCATCGTGCTCCGCCCGAAGGCCGTCGACGAGAAGCCCTTCACGGTGCGTGCCGAGGGCGGCGAGGAGCACCGCTTCTACCGCGTCCGCGGTGGCAAGCCGGAGCGCTGGGTGCAGCAGACCGACTTCACCAACGAAGAGGCGATCGGCTACCTGGCCGACCGGCTCGCCAAGCTCGGGGTCGAGGACGGTCTGTTCAAGGCCGGTGCCGTCGCCGGGTCCACCGTCGTCATCGGTGGCGAGGGCGGCATGATCTTCGACTGGGAGCCGACCCTGACCTCCACCGCGGAACTCATCACGAGCGCGCGCGGCACGGACTCCCGACTCGACCTCAACGCCCGTCCGACGCGCAACGAGCGTCGATCGGATTACTTCGAGCGGATGGACGCCAAGGCCGCAGCCCGTGCCGAGCTCGAGCAGGAGCGCGTCGCCGGTCTGTGGGCGGACGACGACACCGCCGGGTCCGACGCGGTCGAGCAGACGACGCCCGAGCGCGACTGA